A portion of the Bacillus thuringiensis genome contains these proteins:
- the pyk gene encoding pyruvate kinase → MRKTKIVCTIGPASESIEKLEQLMEAGMNVARLNFSHGSHEEHGARIKNIREASKKTGKTVGILLDTKGPEIRTHDFVDGQAELVTGAEVVLSTEQVLGTAEKFSVSYAGLYDDVDPGSRILIDDGLIELEVIEKADGNIRTKVLNSGTVKNKKGVNVPNVSIKLPGITEKDVKDIIFGIEQKVDFIAASFVRKASDVLEIRELLEEHGAQYIQIVPKIENQEGIDNIDSILEVSDGLMVARGDMGVEIPPEEVPLVQKRLIKKCNVLGKPVITATQMLDSMQRNPRPTRAEASDVANAIFDGTDAIMLSGETAAGQYPVEAVTMMANIAVRVEKSLQYEDMFKKRIKEFTPTITDAISQSVAHTALALDVAAIVAPTESGHTAKMISKYRPKSPIVAVTSDEQVGRRLALVWGVQAFMAEKRAASTDEMLDTAIQTGMDAGLIGLGDTVVITAGVPVAETGTTNLMKIHVVGEEVAKGQGIGRKAAKGKVVVAKTAAEAVANVNEGDILVTTSTDKDMIPAIEKAAALVVEEGGLTSHAAVVGVSIGIPVIVGVNGVTATLKNGQEVTVDAARGIVYNGHAEVL, encoded by the coding sequence ATGCGTAAAACTAAAATTGTATGTACTATAGGTCCTGCTAGTGAAAGTATTGAGAAATTAGAACAATTAATGGAAGCGGGTATGAACGTTGCTCGTTTAAACTTCTCTCATGGTAGCCATGAAGAGCACGGCGCTCGTATTAAAAACATTCGTGAAGCTTCAAAGAAAACTGGTAAAACAGTTGGTATCTTACTTGATACAAAAGGTCCAGAAATCCGTACTCACGACTTCGTAGACGGACAAGCTGAGCTTGTAACAGGTGCAGAAGTAGTTCTTTCTACTGAGCAAGTATTAGGTACTGCAGAGAAGTTCTCTGTATCTTATGCTGGTCTTTATGATGATGTGGACCCAGGTTCTCGCATTCTAATCGATGACGGTCTTATCGAACTAGAAGTAATCGAAAAAGCTGACGGAAATATCCGTACAAAAGTTCTTAACAGTGGAACTGTAAAAAATAAAAAAGGTGTTAACGTACCAAACGTAAGCATTAAGCTTCCTGGTATCACTGAAAAAGACGTAAAAGATATCATCTTCGGTATCGAGCAAAAAGTTGATTTCATCGCAGCTTCATTCGTACGTAAAGCGTCTGACGTATTAGAAATCCGTGAATTATTAGAAGAGCATGGCGCTCAATACATCCAAATCGTACCGAAAATCGAAAACCAAGAAGGTATCGACAATATCGATTCAATCTTAGAAGTTTCTGACGGTTTAATGGTAGCTCGTGGTGATATGGGTGTAGAAATTCCACCAGAAGAAGTACCATTAGTACAAAAACGTCTAATCAAAAAATGTAACGTGTTAGGTAAACCAGTTATTACTGCGACACAAATGTTAGATTCTATGCAACGTAACCCACGTCCAACTCGTGCGGAAGCAAGTGACGTAGCTAACGCAATCTTCGATGGTACAGATGCAATCATGCTTTCAGGTGAAACAGCTGCTGGTCAATACCCAGTAGAAGCAGTAACAATGATGGCTAACATTGCAGTACGTGTTGAAAAATCATTACAATACGAAGATATGTTCAAAAAACGTATTAAAGAGTTCACTCCAACAATTACAGATGCAATTAGCCAATCTGTTGCGCATACAGCACTTGCTCTTGATGTAGCTGCAATCGTAGCTCCAACAGAAAGTGGACATACTGCGAAAATGATCTCTAAATACCGTCCAAAATCTCCAATCGTAGCTGTAACATCTGACGAGCAAGTAGGGCGTCGTCTTGCACTTGTTTGGGGTGTACAAGCATTTATGGCTGAGAAGCGCGCAGCTTCAACTGACGAAATGTTAGATACAGCAATTCAAACAGGTATGGATGCAGGTCTAATCGGCCTTGGAGATACTGTAGTAATTACTGCTGGTGTTCCAGTTGCTGAAACTGGTACAACAAACTTAATGAAAATCCACGTTGTTGGTGAAGAAGTTGCTAAAGGACAAGGAATCGGTCGTAAAGCTGCGAAAGGTAAAGTAGTTGTAGCAAAAACAGCTGCTGAAGCTGTAGCGAACGTAAACGAAGGTGATATCCTTGTTACAACAAGTACTGATAAAGATATGATTCCTGCAATCGAAAAAGCTGCTGCTTTAGTTGTAGAAGAAGGTGGCTTAACAAGCCATGCTGCTGTTGTAGGCGTATCAATCGGTATTCCTGTTATCGTTGGTGTAAACGGCGTAACAGCAACTTTAAAAAATGGCCAAGAAGTAACAGTTGATGCAGCACGCGGAATTGTTTATAATGGACATGCGGAAGTGCTATAA